In Dioscorea cayenensis subsp. rotundata cultivar TDr96_F1 chromosome 11, TDr96_F1_v2_PseudoChromosome.rev07_lg8_w22 25.fasta, whole genome shotgun sequence, a single genomic region encodes these proteins:
- the LOC120272361 gene encoding conserved oligomeric Golgi complex subunit 2-like, translated as MRQWNVGVYFSLSFQEIAGTLDSVLTVGSITFVDDLNDNGGKDHKLLMRQSVVLMESLRSCWNENVIVFSSTDKFLRLSLQLISRLSSWLSSGLEARKAHHLSSNSTTNSAHGKLSLALLVRLSSPLSRHATGILIVHRLMEMRMRLVWL; from the exons ATGAGGCAGTGGAATGTTGGTGTTTATTTCTCACTGAG TTTTCAGGAAATTGCGGGCACTTTGGATTCTGTCCTTACAGTTGGTAGTATTAcgtttgttgatgatttaaatGACAATGGAGGGAAAGACCATAAGCTCCTGATGAGGCAAAGCGTTGTCTTGATGGAAAGCTTGAGATCCTGCTGGAATGAAAATGTGATTGTTTTTTCTTCTACTGATAAGTTCCTTAGATTGTCTTTGCAACTTATTTCGAG GCTCTCAAGTTGGTTGTCTTCTGGTCTGGAAGCTCGGAAAGCACACCATTTGAGCTCAAATTCTACAACAAACTCGGCACATGGCAAGCTGAGCCTGGCGTTGTTGGTCAGGCTGTCATCACCGCTGTCAAG GCATGCTACAGGCATATTGATTGTGCACAGACTTATGGAAATGAGAATGAg ATTGGTTTGGCTTTAA